In Sphingomonas oryzagri, the genomic stretch CCTGCTCGCTATCGGAATGGTATCCCGCCCGTTCGGATCCGACGTACCAAGTCTCTTCAGCCAGATCGCCACGATCGCGCAGGGCGTGACGATCGGTCAGGTGACGATCTCCCCCGGCGCGATCCTGCGCGCGGCCGCGGTACTGGCGGCCGGCCTGTTCGTGGTGCGCGGTATCCAGAAATGGCTGGTGAACCGCTATCTGCCCGCGACCGAGCTGGATGCCGGTGCGCGCAACTCGATCGCGATGGTGGCGCGCTATACCGGGCTGATCCTCGCCGTGCTGTGGGCGCTGGCCTCGCTCGGCATCGGGATCGAGAGGATCGCCCTCCTCCTCTCGGCGCTGTCGGTCGGCATCGGTTTCGGCCTGCAGGCGATTACGCAGAATTTCGTATCGGGCCTGATCCTGCTCGCCGAACGGCCGGTGAAGATTGGCGACTGGGTACGGATCGGCGATCAGGAGGGCGACGTGAAACGGATCAGCGTGCGCGCCACCGAGATTCAGATTGCCGATCGTTCGACGCTGATCGTCCCCAATTCCGAGCTGATCACCAAGAGCATCGTCAACAAGACGCTGGCCGATCCGCTCGGACGGATCCAGCTGCAATTCTCCGTGCCGCTCGGCTCCGATGTCGACGAGGTGCAGCGTATGGTCATGGACATATACGAGCGGCAGGGCGCGGTGCTCGACGATCCCAAGCCGAGTCTGTTCATCGACAGCATCGCGGACGGGCGGATCAACTTCAACGGTTTCGCCTTCGTCAACTCGCCGCGCGCGGTCTACGGCACCCGCAGCGACATCTGGTTCCGGCTGCTGTCCGAATTGCCCAAGGCCGGCATCGAACTGGGCACCACGCCACAGCAGGTACAGTGGATCAACGGCGTGCCGACGGGAGCGGAAGGGATCATCGGCGACGAGGCGCCCGATCCGACGCTGCATCCGAAAGACTAGGGCTGCCGCCCGATCAGAGCGCCTGCCCGCAGGCCCAGCCGCTCGCCCATGCCCATTGGAAATTGTATCCGCCGAGCCAGCCCGTGACGTCCACTGCCTCGCCGATCGCGTAGAGGCCGGGCACCGCCCTCGCCTCCATCGTCTGTGAGGAGAGGCCGGCGGTGGCGATGCCGCCCACCGTCACCTCGGCCTTGGCGAAACCTTCGGTTCCGCTCGGCGTGAAGCGCCAGTCGGCAAGCCGGCGCTCGGCCGCTTCCAGTGCCCTGTCGGGCAGGTTGGCGAGTTCACCGGCCAGCACCAGCCTCTCGGCCAGCGCCTCGGCGAGCCGGTCGGGCAGCAGGGCGCCGAGTACCGATCGCGCCCCCGCCCTCGGCCGCGCCCTCTTGGCGTCGCGTAACCAGCCGGTGGGCTGATCGGGCAGGAAGTCGATTCCGATGCTCTCGCCATGCCGCCAGAAGGATGAGATTTGAAGGATCGCCGGCCCGGACAGGCCGCGATGGGTGAACAACGCTGCTTCACGGAACGCCGTCTTGCCAGCGCGCGCGACGACCTCGGCCGCGACGCCCGAAAGCTCGCGGAACAGCGCCTCGTCCGGCCCCAGCGTCAGCGGCACCAGCGCGGGGCGTGGCTCGACCAGCTTGAGGCCGAAGCGCTTGGCCAGATCGTAGGCGAAGCTGGTCGCGCCGATCTTGGGGATGGAGGGTCCTCCCGTCGCGATCACCAACTGCGGCGCACTCGCCTGTGCCCGGCCATAGGTCACCATGAAGCGCCCATCGGCGTGGCTCAGATCCCGGATCGGTTCCCCGCAATGGCTGGCGACCCCACCCTTCGCGCATTCGTCCAGCAGCATCGTGACGATCTGCTTGGCCGATCCGTCGCAGAAAAGCTGGCCGAGCGTCTTCTCATGCCAGGCGATGCCGTGCGTTTCTACGAGCGCGATGAAATCGGCGGGAGTGTAGCGGCCGAGCGCGGACTTCATGAAATGCGGATTGGCGGAGATATAGTTCGCCGGTCCTGCTCCCAGATTGGTGAAGTTGCAGCGCCCTCCGCCTGAGATCAGGATCTTCTTCCCCGGCGCCTCGGCATGATCGATCACCAGCACGCGCCGGCCGCGTTGGCCCGCGGTGAGCGCGGCCATCAGCCCCGCTCCTCCCGCGCCAAGGATGATCGCATCGAATGTGTCGGCGGCTGGCGTCATGGCGACGCCCTAGAGGCTAACCCCTCCCCTCGCCACCCCGTCAGCTCGGCAGATCGAACACCAGCAGCGTGGATGTCGCCGACGCGCAGAGCTTGCCCTGCCCATCCACCAGCTTCGCCTCGACGAAGGCAGTGCGCCGTCCGATGCTGAGCACGACGCCCTCGGCCCGCACCGGCTCTCCGCCGGGCTTCAGCGCGCGGTGGTACGACACCTTCAGTTCCAGCGTCGTATAGCCCTGCGTCGAGGACAGCATAGTATGCGCCGCGCAGCCGCAGGCGCTGTCCAGCAGCGTGGCCGCATAGCCCCCGTGGATGCTGCCGATCGGATTGAGTGCATTGGCGCCCGGCACGCCGGCAAACACCACCCGCCCCTTCTCGATCTCCGCCAGATCGAAATCCAGCGTGTCGGCGATCGGCGGCCTGCGCCCCGCTGCCTTCAGGGCGCGCAGTTGCTCGATGCCGCTCAGCGTGCCGGCGCTCTCCTCGATCACGTTCATTCTGACACCCTCATCGTTGTTGTACGGATCGGACGCCATATCGGCGCCCGATCCGTTTCAATCAACGACTGATATTGTCGGTCCGCCGGATGAAGCTCGCCACGTCGTCGTGCAGCTTCCGCGCCGAATCCGCATGTGCGTAGACCATGTGGCCGGACTCGTAATAGTGGAACTCGATATTCTTCTGCAGCTCCGCCGGGATCGGCAGGTGATGCATCTCATACCAGCCCTGATAATAAGGCGTTGCGAGGTCGTAATAGCCGCCCGCCGACATCACCTTGAGCTGCGGGTTATACTTCATGGCCTGCGCGAGATCGGGCATCACGCTGGTACCGACCATCTTGAGTGCCGGGGCGCCGGGCGTGGCGTGGCTCCAGTCCCACGGGCCGAACACGTCGATGCTCGGCTTGAACACCTCGTCCTGCCCGAAATGCAGATCCTTGCGGACGTAGGAATTGAACGCGCTGATATAGGCCGAGCTGAGCGCAGCTGACTGCGGATCGTAATCCGCATCCTTGGACAACGGGTCCATGTCCGCGCCCGAGAAACGGGTGTCGAGGCGGCCGGTGGTCAGCCCGGCGTCGTCCTGCAACTCCTTCGAGAAGGCCGGGCCGTCGATGCGCAGGTCCGACTTCAGGATGTAGCCGACGGGCAGGCCGGTGTAGCTCGCCAGTTTCTGCGCTATCTGCTGCTTGGCGGCAGGATCAAGCTCGCTGCCCTGAGCCAGTGCCGAGGCATATTCGGTGGTCGCGAAATGCTCGACATCCTTCAGATAAGCCTGGAGATCGGCCGGGCGTCCGCCGGGGATCTTGTTGTGATACCAGGCGGTCGCGGCCATCGTCGGCAGCTGCGTCACATAACCCTCGACATTGCCGGGATTGGCGCCCTGAAGCCCCGCGAACAGGCTGAAATCGAGGATCTGCGAGAGCAGAACGACGCCGTTGAAATCGATATTGTCGTCGGTGGTCAGCTCGTTGATCAGCACCGCCGATCGCGGCGTGCCGTAGCTTTCGCCGAACAGATATTTGGGCGAGTTCCAGCGGCCATATTTGGTGAGGAACGCCTTGATGAACTGATCGAAGGCGTAAGCGTCGGCGTCGATGCCGAAGAAGGCCTTCTCCTTGTCCTTGCCGGCGATGCGGCTGAAACCGGTGCCCGGCGCGTCGATGAAGACGAGGTCGGAGGCATCGAGCAGGCTGTTGGCGTTGTTGACCAGCGCATAGGGGGCGGCCGGCGTATGGCTGTCGTCCGCGGTCACCACCCGCTTCGGGCCGAAGGCGCCCATGTGCAGCCACACGGTCGAGGAACCGGGGCCGCCATTGTAGAGGAAGGTGATCGGCCGATCGGCCGACGGTGCGCCCTTGGCGAAATAGGCGGTGTAGAACATCGAGGCTTCGGCCTGCGCGTTCTTCTTGTCGCCGAGATCGCTGTCCGATTTCTCGCGCCAGGCGGTATCGTCCCAGCCCTTGGGATGCACGACGATCGTGCCGGCAACCGCATGATAGGCAATGGCCTTGCCGCCGACCGTTACGCTGCCTTCGCTGTCGGCCTGTTCGGGCGCGAACAGCACGCCCTTGTCCGGCGCGGCCGTGGCGGCGGGATCCGCCTTCTTGCCGGTCTTGTCGGTCGGCCCCTTGGTGTCGGCGGCATGCGCGGCGCCGAGCGCGAAGCATGTGGCGGCGGCGAGCAGAAGGCTTTTGCGGATCATGATTGCCCCTTTGGTGTCCGGTTTGGGCAACACACTAGCCAGCCGTTACGCCTCCGCCAAGTGAAACACTGTCACGGGGCTGAAATGATGCGGGCCTAGCTTTCCGACCATGGAAGCGAGCCAATCCGACATCGCCCAATCTGACTTAGACCGCCTCAAGGCCGAGATCACAGACGATTTCGACGAAGAGCTGGAGATGAGCCTCGAGGACGACCGGCTCGACGAGATCGCCGAAGGCCTTGCGGACGGCGATCCCTCGTATCGCGGCTTCGATCGCAAGGTCTATTTCCGCGAGCTGTTCCGGCTCCAGCACGAGCTGGTCCGCCTGCAGGACTGGGTGGTCCACAAGGGCCTCAAGGTCGTCATCCTGTTCGAAGGTCGCGACAGCGCCGGCAAAGGGGGCGCGATCAAGCGCATCACCCAGCGCCTCAACCCTCGCGTCTGCCGGATCGCCGCCCTCCCCGCGCCCAACGAGCGTGAGCGGACGCAATGGTATTTCCAGCGCTACGTCCAGCACCTGCCCTCCGCCGGCGAGATCGTGCTGTTCGATCGCAGCTGGTACAACCGCGCCGGCGTCGAGCGGGTGATGGGCTTCTGTTCCGAGGACGATGTGGAGGAGTTCTTCCGCTCGGTTCCCGAGTTCGAGCGGATGCTGGTCCGTTCCGGCATCATCCTGCTCAAATACTGGTTCTCGATCACCGATCAGGAGCAGCAGTATCGCTTCCAGGCGCGTATTCAGGATCCGCTGAAGCAGTGGAAGCTGTCGCCGATGGACGTGCAAAGCCGTGCCCGCTGGGAGGATTATACCCGCGCCAAGGAATCGATGCTCCAGAACACCCACATTCCCGAGGCGCCGTGGTGGGTGGTGGAAGCGGTCGACAAGAAGAAGGCCCGGCTGAACTGCATCAGCCATCTGCTTGAGCAGATTCCCTATGGTGATGTGCCGCACAGCGAGGTGGTCTTGCCCCCGCGCAAGCGCCATGCGGACTATGAACGCCACCCGGTTCCGCGCGAGATGTACGTACCGGAGACGTTCTGAGCCGACAAAATCCTCCCCCGACAGGGGGAGGTGGCGCCGAAGGCGACGGAGGGGGAGGGCGACGAGGGGCTCTCCAATGAAGCTCCGCCTCCCGCCCCCTCCACCATGCTTCGCATGGTCCCCCTCCCCCTGGCGGGGGAGGATTTAGGGATCACCCCCCTCGCCCCTTCACCAGCCCCATCGCGCGGAGCAGGATCCAGCTCAGCAGCGCGGAGAAGATCGCCACGAATGTCGCCAGCAACGTCCCGTGCTCGCCCTGGGCGAACGGAAGGCCGCCGGTGTTCATCCCGAAGAAGCCGGTCACCAAGGTCGCCGGCATCATCAGCGCGGTGAGGATCGAGAGCAGGTAGACGTTGTCGTTGGTCCGCTGCGCCGCCTGCAGGTCGAGCTCGTCGCGCAATAGCTTGAGCTGGTTCTGCGCCGCGACGATGTCCTGCTCCAGCGCCGCCAGACGCGGCTGGAACTGGCGCGCGACGGGCGCCAGCAGCGGCGGCAGATCCTCGGCATTG encodes the following:
- a CDS encoding PaaI family thioesterase codes for the protein MASDPYNNDEGVRMNVIEESAGTLSGIEQLRALKAAGRRPPIADTLDFDLAEIEKGRVVFAGVPGANALNPIGSIHGGYAATLLDSACGCAAHTMLSSTQGYTTLELKVSYHRALKPGGEPVRAEGVVLSIGRRTAFVEAKLVDGQGKLCASATSTLLVFDLPS
- the ppk2 gene encoding polyphosphate kinase 2, with the translated sequence MEASQSDIAQSDLDRLKAEITDDFDEELEMSLEDDRLDEIAEGLADGDPSYRGFDRKVYFRELFRLQHELVRLQDWVVHKGLKVVILFEGRDSAGKGGAIKRITQRLNPRVCRIAALPAPNERERTQWYFQRYVQHLPSAGEIVLFDRSWYNRAGVERVMGFCSEDDVEEFFRSVPEFERMLVRSGIILLKYWFSITDQEQQYRFQARIQDPLKQWKLSPMDVQSRARWEDYTRAKESMLQNTHIPEAPWWVVEAVDKKKARLNCISHLLEQIPYGDVPHSEVVLPPRKRHADYERHPVPREMYVPETF
- a CDS encoding S10 family peptidase, with translation MIRKSLLLAAATCFALGAAHAADTKGPTDKTGKKADPAATAAPDKGVLFAPEQADSEGSVTVGGKAIAYHAVAGTIVVHPKGWDDTAWREKSDSDLGDKKNAQAEASMFYTAYFAKGAPSADRPITFLYNGGPGSSTVWLHMGAFGPKRVVTADDSHTPAAPYALVNNANSLLDASDLVFIDAPGTGFSRIAGKDKEKAFFGIDADAYAFDQFIKAFLTKYGRWNSPKYLFGESYGTPRSAVLINELTTDDNIDFNGVVLLSQILDFSLFAGLQGANPGNVEGYVTQLPTMAATAWYHNKIPGGRPADLQAYLKDVEHFATTEYASALAQGSELDPAAKQQIAQKLASYTGLPVGYILKSDLRIDGPAFSKELQDDAGLTTGRLDTRFSGADMDPLSKDADYDPQSAALSSAYISAFNSYVRKDLHFGQDEVFKPSIDVFGPWDWSHATPGAPALKMVGTSVMPDLAQAMKYNPQLKVMSAGGYYDLATPYYQGWYEMHHLPIPAELQKNIEFHYYESGHMVYAHADSARKLHDDVASFIRRTDNISR
- a CDS encoding BaiN/RdsA family NAD(P)/FAD-dependent oxidoreductase gives rise to the protein MTPAADTFDAIILGAGGAGLMAALTAGQRGRRVLVIDHAEAPGKKILISGGGRCNFTNLGAGPANYISANPHFMKSALGRYTPADFIALVETHGIAWHEKTLGQLFCDGSAKQIVTMLLDECAKGGVASHCGEPIRDLSHADGRFMVTYGRAQASAPQLVIATGGPSIPKIGATSFAYDLAKRFGLKLVEPRPALVPLTLGPDEALFRELSGVAAEVVARAGKTAFREAALFTHRGLSGPAILQISSFWRHGESIGIDFLPDQPTGWLRDAKRARPRAGARSVLGALLPDRLAEALAERLVLAGELANLPDRALEAAERRLADWRFTPSGTEGFAKAEVTVGGIATAGLSSQTMEARAVPGLYAIGEAVDVTGWLGGYNFQWAWASGWACGQAL